Proteins encoded together in one Ferroglobus placidus DSM 10642 window:
- the rd gene encoding rubredoxin — protein MARYQCKVCGYVYDENEGDPDNDIPPGTKWEDLPEDWVCPVCGASKEDFERIE, from the coding sequence ATGGCGAGATACCAATGTAAGGTTTGTGGCTACGTGTACGACGAAAACGAGGGAGATCCGGACAACGACATCCCGCCGGGAACCAAGTGGGAGGATTTGCCGGAAGACTGGGTTTGTCCCGTTTGTGGAGCAAGCAAAGAAGATTTCGAAAGGATTGAATAG
- a CDS encoding diphthine--ammonia ligase yields the protein MRLAAFVSGGKDSMLALHKASEKHEVVCLIAVKPANPDSYMFHTVNVDLVDYIAICLEKPLYKIFVSGEKEKEVEEVSKALSNLNVDGIVIGGIESEYQKRRFEKICEENGLKMLAPLWKKNPEEILKEVAEKFEAVIVKVSAEGLDEEWLGKRIDLKAVEKLLELNKKYGIHPAGEGGEFETLVLNAPLYKKKLKINRWRIQKEALASSLIVEEIELESK from the coding sequence ATGAGGCTCGCGGCTTTCGTTTCTGGCGGGAAAGATTCGATGCTCGCTTTACACAAAGCGAGTGAAAAGCACGAAGTAGTTTGTTTAATAGCGGTTAAACCGGCAAATCCAGACTCCTACATGTTTCACACGGTCAACGTCGATTTAGTTGACTACATCGCTATTTGTTTGGAAAAACCACTCTACAAAATTTTTGTTTCGGGAGAGAAGGAAAAGGAAGTTGAGGAGGTTTCTAAGGCTTTGAGCAATTTGAACGTGGACGGAATAGTTATAGGAGGAATTGAAAGCGAGTATCAAAAGAGGAGGTTCGAGAAAATTTGCGAAGAGAACGGATTGAAGATGCTCGCTCCTTTGTGGAAGAAAAATCCCGAAGAAATTTTAAAAGAGGTAGCTGAAAAGTTTGAAGCTGTAATAGTAAAGGTTTCGGCTGAGGGACTCGACGAAGAATGGCTCGGAAAGAGAATTGATCTAAAAGCCGTGGAAAAACTTTTGGAGTTGAATAAAAAGTACGGGATACATCCTGCAGGAGAGGGTGGCGAATTCGAAACTCTCGTTTTAAATGCTCCACTTTACAAGAAAAAGTTGAAAATAAACAGATGGAGAATTCAAAAAGAAGCTTTAGCTTCTTCACTCATCGTTGAAGAAATTGAACTCGAGAGTAAATAA
- a CDS encoding FprA family A-type flavoprotein: MKIADNVYWVGVVDWNVRDFHGYSTMYGTSYNAYLIKDEKVVLIDTVKFGFEEDLLGKIEEITDRIDYVVVNHVEMDHAGALKAVLEKYPEAKIVTNARGKRGLKEAYGIERDVEVVKTGDRLKIGKQELMFIETPMVHWPDSMATYLIEQKILFPNDAFGMHYASSKLIDVELSEEDLEKVFFEAAKYYANIVLPYSQQVRKVLDELKKIELKMICPSHGIIWKDNIEKIVKKYDEWSSGKADRKIVIAYDSMWGYTEKALKKIVEGIEEVGVPYRIYKLRNSDFTELMAEVMQSKGLIVGSSTLNREIFPSVAAFLTYMKGLKPFDKVAAAFGSYGWSGEAVDKIVQVFKELNFEVVGAVKFRFSSDEKSEELKELGRKLAEKL, from the coding sequence ATGAAGATAGCGGATAATGTGTACTGGGTAGGTGTTGTGGACTGGAACGTAAGGGACTTTCACGGATACAGCACGATGTACGGCACGTCCTACAACGCTTATCTGATCAAAGATGAGAAGGTTGTTTTAATCGATACAGTGAAGTTCGGGTTTGAGGAGGACCTTCTTGGAAAAATTGAGGAGATAACTGACAGAATTGATTATGTCGTCGTCAATCACGTCGAAATGGATCATGCCGGAGCTTTGAAAGCCGTTCTCGAAAAGTATCCTGAAGCGAAGATAGTCACCAATGCGAGGGGGAAGAGAGGATTAAAGGAGGCTTACGGAATAGAAAGAGATGTTGAAGTTGTTAAGACCGGAGATAGGTTGAAGATAGGAAAGCAGGAGCTCATGTTTATAGAGACGCCTATGGTTCATTGGCCGGACAGCATGGCAACTTATCTAATTGAGCAGAAAATACTCTTTCCGAACGACGCTTTCGGTATGCATTACGCAAGCTCCAAGCTAATTGATGTCGAACTTAGCGAAGAAGACCTTGAAAAGGTATTCTTCGAGGCGGCGAAGTACTACGCTAACATAGTTCTGCCTTACAGCCAGCAGGTGAGGAAGGTTTTGGATGAACTTAAAAAGATTGAGTTGAAAATGATCTGCCCTTCCCACGGAATAATATGGAAGGACAACATAGAAAAAATCGTCAAAAAGTACGATGAGTGGAGCAGCGGAAAGGCTGATAGAAAAATTGTAATTGCCTACGATTCGATGTGGGGTTACACCGAGAAAGCTCTGAAGAAGATCGTTGAAGGAATTGAGGAAGTGGGCGTGCCTTACAGAATTTACAAGCTTAGAAATTCGGATTTCACTGAGCTGATGGCAGAAGTGATGCAGTCGAAGGGGTTGATAGTTGGCAGTTCAACTCTGAACAGAGAAATCTTCCCGAGCGTTGCAGCGTTTTTAACTTACATGAAGGGTTTGAAACCTTTTGACAAGGTTGCAGCAGCTTTCGGAAGCTACGGATGGAGCGGAGAGGCTGTAGATAAGATAGTGCAGGTTTTCAAGGAGCTCAACTTCGAAGTTGTCGGAGCTGTCAAGTTCAGATTCAGCAGCGATGAGAAGTCGGAGGAGCTGAAAGAGCTGGGAAGAAAATTGGCTGAGAAGCTATGA
- the cobS gene encoding adenosylcobinamide-GDP ribazoletransferase, producing MKAFLGSLGFLSTLPFGRDRESFEAFLGNLWVMPLTGAFLGFLIWVFAEIMKLAGLKPLIFLSYFFIEGINHVDGLSDFFDSVFARDKARALKDTKIGVGGVVAVSSYVVILYAFIPKAELIHLILAQSFAKASMLLLLLRNDAAWEGMAKVFRDNVRRKDYAGLIFPLLLLFPSFNWKYLLTIFSFLAVTLLIESYSKKHFGGISGDLLGAANCLTFSSVIVCLQL from the coding sequence GTGAAAGCTTTCTTAGGCTCTCTCGGCTTTCTATCGACTCTACCCTTCGGAAGAGATCGGGAAAGTTTTGAAGCTTTTTTGGGAAATTTATGGGTGATGCCCTTAACCGGAGCGTTTTTGGGATTTTTAATTTGGGTTTTCGCTGAGATTATGAAACTTGCCGGATTAAAACCTTTGATATTTTTGTCATACTTCTTCATCGAGGGGATAAACCACGTTGACGGTTTGTCTGACTTCTTCGATTCCGTTTTTGCGAGGGATAAAGCGAGAGCTTTGAAAGACACGAAAATCGGTGTCGGAGGAGTTGTTGCGGTTTCCTCTTACGTTGTAATCCTTTACGCTTTCATTCCGAAAGCTGAGCTAATTCATTTGATTTTAGCTCAGAGCTTTGCAAAGGCTTCCATGCTTCTGCTGCTTTTAAGAAACGATGCGGCTTGGGAAGGTATGGCAAAGGTTTTCAGAGATAACGTTAGGAGGAAGGATTACGCCGGTTTGATATTCCCTCTTCTACTTCTCTTCCCTTCTTTTAACTGGAAATACCTTTTGACGATTTTCTCTTTTTTAGCTGTGACACTTTTAATTGAATCCTACTCGAAGAAACATTTCGGAGGAATCAGCGGAGATTTGCTCGGGGCTGCTAACTGCTTAACGTTTTCTTCGGTGATCGTATGCTTGCAGTTGTGA
- a CDS encoding class II SORL domain-containing protein, which yields MSCENDLFCGINSVAGKSVDEMTELEKKHTPVITAPDKVKAGEPFEVKVETGVYVKHPNEYGHYFSWIEVYLDDTPVARFDLQPVMSSPSVTVKVTATHSHEGKRKIKARAFCNLHGVWENEKEVEVE from the coding sequence ATGAGCTGCGAGAACGATCTGTTTTGCGGGATAAACAGCGTCGCTGGCAAAAGCGTTGATGAAATGACCGAGCTTGAAAAGAAGCACACTCCGGTAATAACCGCTCCGGATAAAGTTAAGGCTGGAGAACCTTTCGAAGTTAAAGTTGAAACGGGAGTTTACGTCAAGCATCCAAACGAATACGGACACTACTTCTCCTGGATCGAAGTATACTTAGACGACACTCCAGTGGCAAGATTCGATCTTCAGCCGGTGATGAGTTCGCCGTCGGTTACCGTTAAAGTTACTGCCACCCACTCCCATGAAGGAAAGAGAAAAATTAAAGCCCGTGCCTTCTGCAACCTTCATGGGGTGTGGGAAAACGAAAAAGAAGTAGAGGTGGAGTGA
- the ala gene encoding alanine dehydrogenase, whose amino-acid sequence METLILTKRDVESLLTMEETIAAVETAFRLHGEKKVQMPPKMYLTFEEGDLRAMPAQVGNWAGIKWVNSHPKNPEKGLPTVMAVFILNDPSTGFPLSIMDATHLTNMRTGAAGAVAVKYLAPKNAESVGFIGCGVQARFQFLALKEVMDVSFVRAYDIRSETTENFVNFVKSFGVDAEVAEAEKVCKCDVLVTTTPSRKPVVKDEWIEALHINAIGADAPGKQELEEKTLLRAKIVVDDMEQALHSGEINVAISKGILKPEDIYATLGEIVAGKKKGRENDELTIFDSTGLAIQDVATASVVYEKAIKEGYGIKLRMF is encoded by the coding sequence ATGGAAACGCTAATTCTCACGAAAAGAGACGTCGAGAGTCTTTTAACGATGGAAGAGACGATAGCTGCTGTAGAGACTGCTTTTAGACTCCACGGAGAGAAAAAAGTTCAAATGCCTCCGAAGATGTATCTAACTTTTGAAGAGGGAGATTTAAGGGCGATGCCAGCTCAGGTTGGAAATTGGGCTGGAATAAAGTGGGTGAATTCCCATCCGAAAAATCCGGAGAAAGGTTTGCCGACGGTTATGGCAGTTTTTATCCTCAACGACCCCTCTACTGGTTTTCCTCTCTCTATAATGGACGCGACTCACCTAACAAACATGCGCACCGGTGCTGCTGGGGCTGTGGCTGTGAAATATCTCGCGCCAAAAAATGCTGAGAGCGTCGGTTTTATCGGGTGCGGAGTCCAAGCGAGATTTCAGTTTCTGGCTTTGAAAGAAGTTATGGACGTTTCTTTCGTCAGAGCTTACGATATAAGAAGTGAGACTACTGAAAACTTCGTCAACTTCGTCAAATCCTTTGGAGTCGATGCTGAAGTAGCTGAGGCTGAAAAAGTTTGCAAATGCGACGTCCTCGTAACTACCACCCCGAGCAGAAAGCCGGTGGTAAAGGATGAGTGGATCGAAGCTTTGCACATCAACGCCATAGGCGCTGACGCTCCCGGGAAACAGGAATTGGAGGAAAAAACGCTTCTAAGGGCGAAGATAGTCGTTGATGACATGGAGCAAGCTTTGCACAGCGGAGAAATCAACGTGGCGATATCCAAGGGAATCTTAAAGCCGGAAGACATCTACGCAACTCTTGGAGAAATTGTGGCTGGTAAAAAGAAGGGGAGAGAGAATGATGAGCTGACGATTTTCGATTCCACGGGCTTGGCGATACAAGATGTTGCGACAGCTTCGGTTGTTTACGAGAAGGCTATTAAAGAAGGTTACGGAATCAAGCTGAGGATGTTTTGA
- a CDS encoding NTP transferase domain-containing protein, giving the protein MLAVVMCGGKGSRLNFVEKPMIEVGGKKLIDFALKEVEEAGLEAIFVTSKFTKKTESYLKNLGCEVVRGTGRGYMEDLFFAIEEYSISKPFLALNSDLYYYKKGFVSEVIAEYFKITSPALSVRYEDGRPVGINVFDPFFGEQEEEIFITSEKVVLNVDTFEDLKVLGWTSTLKEGGGW; this is encoded by the coding sequence ATGCTTGCAGTTGTGATGTGCGGAGGAAAGGGGAGCAGATTGAATTTCGTTGAAAAGCCTATGATAGAAGTTGGGGGTAAAAAGCTGATAGATTTTGCTTTGAAAGAGGTTGAAGAGGCTGGTTTGGAAGCGATTTTCGTTACTTCCAAATTCACGAAAAAGACAGAGAGCTACCTGAAAAATCTGGGATGCGAGGTTGTTAGAGGAACGGGAAGAGGGTACATGGAAGACTTGTTTTTTGCGATCGAAGAGTACTCGATCTCCAAACCTTTTCTTGCGTTGAACTCGGATCTTTACTACTATAAAAAAGGGTTTGTTTCCGAGGTAATTGCTGAGTACTTTAAAATAACATCTCCGGCTTTAAGCGTTAGATACGAGGACGGAAGACCCGTTGGAATAAACGTATTCGATCCTTTTTTTGGTGAGCAGGAAGAGGAAATTTTTATTACAAGCGAAAAAGTAGTTCTTAACGTAGACACTTTCGAGGACTTAAAGGTGTTGGGATGGACGAGTACTTTGAAAGAAGGAGGAGGATGGTAG
- a CDS encoding phosphotransacetylase family protein, giving the protein MRGILISSVEEKAGKTSLILALNEIFSGYKTAYFKPFGTSPVREGEYLVDEDLKVVEGNFSKSSNPIVLDMPYAEFVYSSDSVELKKAIIEAYEELDADIVFVEGSSEYKVGKSLGISDDMVAEILDLKVLLVAKYSNDFVIDRVLTAKDVFKERLRKVLINQLTGYKTSYVSAVVGKVFAENDLSVVGVLPRDPLLAGMSVEDVRRAVEGEFVVKAEEGIIEHFIIGAMSKKSAEKFLAGKDNLAVITGGDRKDIQLLALDYDNVRCLILTGNLYPEREVAEKARKRGVSIIVVPEDTLTTTEQLEEAMRKAKIRGKEKIKRMVELVKMHVNVDEIDKYIFD; this is encoded by the coding sequence ATGAGGGGCATTTTAATTTCTTCCGTTGAAGAGAAAGCTGGAAAAACCTCGTTGATTCTCGCTCTAAACGAAATTTTTTCAGGCTATAAAACCGCTTACTTCAAACCCTTCGGAACGAGTCCGGTTAGAGAGGGAGAATACTTGGTGGACGAGGATTTGAAAGTAGTCGAGGGGAATTTCAGCAAGAGCTCGAATCCCATCGTCCTTGACATGCCCTACGCCGAGTTCGTTTATTCGAGCGATTCCGTTGAGTTGAAGAAGGCTATAATCGAAGCTTACGAGGAGCTTGATGCGGATATTGTTTTCGTGGAAGGCTCTTCCGAATACAAGGTTGGAAAGTCCCTCGGCATTAGCGATGATATGGTTGCGGAAATTCTCGATTTGAAAGTGTTACTCGTCGCAAAATACTCGAACGACTTCGTGATAGACAGGGTTCTTACGGCGAAGGATGTTTTTAAGGAGAGGTTGCGGAAAGTTTTAATCAACCAGCTTACTGGGTACAAAACCTCCTACGTGAGTGCTGTAGTCGGGAAGGTTTTCGCTGAAAACGATCTTAGCGTTGTTGGCGTTTTGCCGAGGGACCCCCTTCTCGCGGGAATGTCCGTCGAAGATGTGAGGAGAGCGGTGGAAGGGGAATTTGTTGTTAAGGCTGAGGAAGGGATAATCGAGCATTTCATAATCGGTGCGATGTCGAAGAAGTCTGCTGAGAAGTTTTTAGCAGGAAAGGATAACTTGGCAGTAATTACCGGCGGAGACAGAAAAGACATTCAGCTTCTCGCATTAGATTACGACAACGTCAGGTGCTTAATTCTCACCGGAAACCTTTATCCGGAGAGGGAAGTGGCAGAGAAAGCGAGAAAGAGAGGAGTTTCGATAATAGTCGTTCCAGAAGACACTTTAACAACCACCGAGCAGCTTGAGGAAGCTATGAGGAAGGCTAAAATAAGGGGGAAGGAGAAGATAAAGAGAATGGTTGAGCTCGTTAAAATGCACGTGAACGTTGATGAGATAGATAAATACATTTTCGACTGA
- a CDS encoding protein-L-isoaspartate O-methyltransferase encodes MDEYFERRRRMVEKLKEELNISDRVAEAMLKVPRHLFVPPEYRREAYNDYPLPIGYDQTISAPHMVAIMCELLDLKEGMKVLEIGTGSGYHAAVVAELVGKRGKVITVERIPELAKRAEKTLKELGYDNVIVVVGDGSEGYEKEAPYDRIYVTATAPDVPPPLIEQLKEGGKMVIPIGNFSQYLYLIEKKKGKIEKRNMGPVRFVPLIGKFGFKD; translated from the coding sequence ATGGACGAGTACTTTGAAAGAAGGAGGAGGATGGTAGAGAAATTGAAGGAGGAGCTGAACATAAGCGATAGGGTAGCTGAAGCTATGCTAAAAGTTCCTCGCCACCTTTTTGTTCCGCCCGAATACAGAAGAGAAGCTTACAACGACTATCCTTTGCCGATAGGCTACGATCAGACTATAAGCGCTCCTCACATGGTTGCGATAATGTGCGAGCTTCTTGATTTGAAAGAAGGAATGAAGGTGCTTGAGATCGGCACAGGAAGCGGATATCATGCGGCTGTCGTTGCCGAGCTCGTGGGAAAGAGGGGAAAGGTAATAACCGTAGAGAGAATTCCCGAGCTCGCTAAGAGAGCTGAAAAAACGCTTAAAGAGCTCGGATACGATAACGTTATCGTTGTTGTTGGGGATGGGAGCGAAGGTTACGAAAAAGAAGCTCCCTACGACAGAATTTACGTTACAGCCACAGCCCCAGACGTTCCTCCTCCGCTCATCGAGCAGCTTAAGGAAGGAGGAAAGATGGTGATTCCCATCGGCAACTTTAGCCAGTACTTGTATTTGATCGAAAAGAAAAAGGGGAAAATAGAGAAGAGGAACATGGGTCCTGTTAGGTTCGTTCCCCTCATAGGCAAGTTCGGTTTCAAGGATTGA
- the argS gene encoding arginine--tRNA ligase, protein MFRAFYKEVKKLLNCEDKYIRESEFADLSTTIAFKIAKERKEPPQKVAEELVSEIEFERSTYIGSVEVVNGYINFFVNEEFLSDTVERILDEDENYGSLNLGGEVLIEHTSANPDGPLHVGHLRNAIIGDTLARMMEKAGMRVTTHYYVNDMGRQIAAAVLGYLKYGLSEKKPDHAVAEAYIRINRDIEENPELEKEVDELMLKFERGDEEISEKFRFVVDKALEGIKETLEKFDIHHDDFIYESDFVRNGYVERILRMLEEKGLLEKDDVWKVDLKDYGIEKEVILRRENGTTLYITRDLAYHLWKNENFERFINVLGADHKLYSEQLSKILELLGLKPPEVLFFEFVSLPEGSMSTRKGKFVSADELLEKTFEEAKKILRERGSVDERIAKIVAVGAIRYDFVKVSPEKPFTFDWSKALDFERQTASYIQYSHARACSILRKAVEAGRTELEFDPAIITKKERELVMRLSKFSFYLEKAVNELKPSVFAEYLMSVANAFNDFYTDHQVLVDDKRIRMHRLAIVDATRIVLRNGLELLGIEAPERM, encoded by the coding sequence ATGTTCAGAGCGTTCTACAAAGAGGTCAAAAAGCTCCTGAACTGCGAGGACAAGTACATCAGAGAGAGCGAGTTTGCCGACTTGTCGACAACCATAGCCTTTAAAATTGCGAAAGAGAGGAAAGAACCTCCTCAAAAGGTTGCTGAAGAGCTCGTTTCCGAAATCGAGTTCGAAAGAAGCACGTACATTGGCAGCGTCGAAGTTGTGAACGGTTACATAAACTTTTTCGTAAACGAGGAGTTTCTTTCAGACACTGTAGAAAGAATTCTCGACGAGGACGAGAACTACGGTAGCCTAAACCTTGGAGGAGAAGTTTTAATAGAGCACACCTCAGCAAATCCCGACGGACCTCTTCACGTCGGTCATCTCAGGAACGCGATTATAGGAGACACTTTAGCCAGAATGATGGAAAAAGCGGGAATGAGAGTCACAACTCACTACTACGTAAACGACATGGGAAGGCAAATAGCGGCGGCAGTCTTAGGTTACTTGAAGTACGGATTGAGCGAGAAAAAGCCAGATCACGCGGTAGCGGAAGCATACATAAGGATAAACAGAGACATTGAGGAAAATCCAGAGCTCGAAAAAGAAGTTGACGAGCTTATGCTGAAATTCGAGAGGGGAGATGAGGAAATCTCAGAAAAGTTCAGGTTCGTTGTTGACAAGGCTTTGGAGGGAATAAAAGAAACTCTCGAAAAGTTCGATATCCACCACGATGATTTCATATACGAATCCGATTTCGTGAGGAACGGCTACGTTGAGAGAATCCTAAGAATGCTCGAGGAGAAAGGGTTGCTGGAAAAAGACGACGTTTGGAAGGTCGATCTCAAAGATTACGGAATAGAGAAGGAAGTAATCCTGAGAAGGGAGAACGGAACGACTTTATACATAACAAGAGACCTTGCCTACCACCTGTGGAAGAACGAGAACTTCGAGAGGTTTATCAACGTCCTCGGTGCTGATCACAAGCTTTACTCAGAACAGCTTTCGAAAATACTCGAATTGCTCGGTTTAAAACCTCCAGAAGTTTTGTTTTTCGAGTTCGTTTCTCTGCCTGAAGGGTCGATGAGCACGAGGAAAGGTAAGTTCGTTTCAGCTGACGAGCTTCTTGAGAAAACGTTTGAAGAGGCTAAAAAGATTTTGAGAGAAAGAGGAAGCGTAGACGAGAGGATAGCGAAGATAGTTGCTGTAGGAGCGATAAGGTACGATTTCGTGAAGGTTTCACCGGAAAAACCTTTCACCTTCGACTGGAGCAAAGCACTCGACTTTGAAAGACAGACTGCAAGCTACATACAGTACAGCCACGCAAGAGCTTGCAGCATACTCAGAAAGGCTGTAGAAGCTGGAAGAACTGAGCTGGAATTCGATCCGGCAATAATTACGAAGAAAGAGAGAGAACTCGTGATGAGATTGTCTAAGTTTTCTTTCTATCTTGAAAAAGCCGTCAACGAGCTGAAGCCGAGCGTCTTTGCCGAATACCTCATGAGCGTTGCCAACGCTTTCAACGACTTCTACACGGATCATCAGGTTCTCGTTGACGATAAAAGGATAAGGATGCACAGGCTTGCTATAGTCGACGCGACGAGGATAGTTCTGAGAAACGGACTCGAATTGCTCGGAATAGAAGCACCGGAAAGAATGTGA